CACGAAGGAAGAGGTAGAGGAATACAAAAAAATCGACCCCATCACGCAGGTACTCGACGTCATCCGTGAGAACAAATATGCTACGGAAGCCGAAATCGAAGCCATCGACGAGCGTGTGAAAGACCTCGTAGAGGAATGTGCGACGTTTGCGGAAGAATCCGAGTTCCCGCCGATCCAGCAGTTATATGATGTTGTGTACGAACAGGAAAATTATCCATTCATCCCTCATAAACTCTAAGCAATGGCGACAAAAATTACAATGCCGCGACTGAGCGACACCATGACCGAAGGAACGGTGGCGACCTGGCTGAAAAAAGTAGGGGATAAAGTAAACGAAGGTGATATCCTGGCCGAGATCGAGACCGACAAAGCGACGATGGAGTTTGAGTCGTTCAACGCCGGAACACTCCTGCACATCGGCGTACAGGAAGGTGAAACGGCCCCGGTTGATGCGCTTTTGGCCATCATCGGTAAGGAAGGCGAAGATATATCCGGCCTGCTGAACGGAAGTGCCCCTGCTGCTGCCGCTCCGGCACCGGCTGCCGAGAGTGCTCCTGCGACGGAAGCGCCGGCTGCGGCTCCCGCTCCGGCCAGTACGGAACTCCCTAAGGGTGTAAAGATTGTAACCATGCCTCGTTTGAGCGATACCATGACCGATGGTACGGTGGCCACGTGGCTTAAGAAAATTGGAGATAAAGTAAACGAAGGCGATATCCTGGCGGAAATCGAAACCGATAAGGCTACGATGGAGTTCGAATCGTTCAATGCCGGTACGCTGTTGTACATCGGCGTACAGGAGGGTGAAACCGCGCCGGTTGACTCGGTATTGGCGATCATCGGACCAGAAGGAACCGACGTTGCCGGTATCGCTGCCTCGTATGGCAAAGGCGGTGCTGTCGCATCGGCTCCGGCAGCCACTACGGAAGCGCCTGCTGCTGCATCTGCGACCACTACCGAAACGCATGTCGCTGCAGACGGTCGTCGTGTGTTCATTTCGCCGCTGGCCCGTAAAATGGCAGAAGAAAAAGGAATCGACATTGCACAAATAAAAGGTACTGGCGAAAACGGTCGAATCGTGAAAAGCGATGTCGAGGCGTTCAAGCCGGGAAGCGTGACAGCGCCACCTGTTGCTGCTGCGCCTGCTCCGGCCGAAAAAGCAGCTCCGGCGGTTACGCCGTTTGTGCCTGCCGGTCAGGAATACGCAGAGGAAGTCAAGAACTCACAAATGCGCAAAACCATCGCCCGCCGCCTGAGCGAATCAAAGAATGGCGCGCCACATTACTACCTGACCATTGAGGTGGCAATGGACGAGGCGATGAAGTCACGTACTGTAATCAATAATGTGCCCGATACCAAAGTGTCATTCAATGATATGGTAATCAAGGCGTGTGCGATGGCGTTGAAGAAACATCCACA
This genomic interval from Flavobacterium sp. HJ-32-4 contains the following:
- a CDS encoding 2-oxo acid dehydrogenase subunit E2: MATKITMPRLSDTMTEGTVATWLKKVGDKVNEGDILAEIETDKATMEFESFNAGTLLHIGVQEGETAPVDALLAIIGKEGEDISGLLNGSAPAAAAPAPAAESAPATEAPAAAPAPASTELPKGVKIVTMPRLSDTMTDGTVATWLKKIGDKVNEGDILAEIETDKATMEFESFNAGTLLYIGVQEGETAPVDSVLAIIGPEGTDVAGIAASYGKGGAVASAPAATTEAPAAASATTTETHVAADGRRVFISPLARKMAEEKGIDIAQIKGTGENGRIVKSDVEAFKPGSVTAPPVAAAPAPAEKAAPAVTPFVPAGQEYAEEVKNSQMRKTIARRLSESKNGAPHYYLTIEVAMDEAMKSRTVINNVPDTKVSFNDMVIKACAMALKKHPQVNTTWKDDVTIVNHHVHIGVAVAVEDGLLVPVLKFADQMTLSQIGGAVKDMAGKARNKKLQPAEMEGSTFTVSNLGMFGITEFTSIINQPNSAILSVGAIIEKPVVRDGQIVVGHTMKVTLACDHRTVDGATGAQFLQTLRVYLENPVTMLA